From Colias croceus chromosome Z, ilColCroc2.1:
AAAAGCTGTTGTTCGTGTTGTCagaataaattcatttatacCTCTATATTAAGTAGTAACGCGAttcgaatttaatttaaactgcAAAGGATTTCTTCTGTATGTAAAAGCTTACGTCGTATAACGCTTAAACATAAATTTCCCCTGTTTTGTTGCAGACCGCATATTATTCGACGTGCCTTGCGTTGTTTGCAAGGATCACTCCTCCGGTAAACATTATGGAGTGTTTGCTTGCGATGGTTGCGCTGGATTCTTCAAAAGATCAGTGAGAAGAGACCGCCAATACGCTTGTAAAGCTCGGAACCCAGGCATTTGCCTCGTCGATAAAGCTCATAGAAATCAATGTCGGGCTTGTCGTCTGTCAAAATGTCTCAACGCCGGCATGAATAAAGATGGTGCTTACAGAtcttaataattactaacaacaAGAGGGCCATTTGATTGAAACACTTCggtgtttattaatatattttttttgttacagctGTGCAACACGAACGTGGGCCCAGAAATTCAACTCTACGAAGACAAATGGCGTACTACTATGTAGACCCAGCGCTCCCTCCCACAGATGTGGGTATGCCTCCACCTCCGCCGTTGGATTTGGTGGTGAACAAACCACCGACTGCCGCTCCCACAGACCCCACTAATATGTTGCCTCCGCCACTGCCGCAACCTGTGCCTATACCAGCTGCTCCTATGGTCCCAATATATAATCCTTATGGACCTCTCTACAATGGTATTAGTCCGTGGCCTGCACCACCCCCTGTCGTATTGAGAGTGCCAACTCCACCTCCCATCTCGCTGCCCTCGATGTCGCCGGAAGCCTTAAGAGAAGCTGGTGCAAAAATAGTTTTCTTGAACGTCAACTGGGCTAGATATGTACCTGGCTTTGAGGGCCTGTCACTTTCCGACAGAACAATTCTTTTGGAAGAATCTTGGAAAGATCTTTTCGTATTGGGCTTAACCCAATTGATAGAACCCATAAGCTTAAGGGCTCTTATAGGCCCGAACCATAGAATGTTTAATATGGTTGCCGTCGATGAATTTCAACTAATCCTTAACGATTTGTATACCATCCGTCCAGATGGTAATGAATATTCTTGCTTTCGAGCAATAACtctttttaattacaattatctGATCACTCAAAGGACACGGCAATTCGAAGACTTAACTGCCATATCTGCAATTTCAAGCTTTTACCAGTTCTCCTTGCATcaggtaatttttaataagctatttttaacttttaagtacttagttaataaattaaaaaaatatataatttttcactttaaatttattatttgctcGTTAACCTGCCTCGAcagtgataataattaaaataaataaataatttgttacagTATGAACTGAGCGTTCACCCTTACGACGTGAGCCGGCTCAGTAACTTTATGCATATATTGGTCAAAATGAAAAGAGTAGAGTCCAACATCATCGAAGACTTGTTCCTGCGTGCCACAATTGGGCATACTTCAGTTGAAAAACTAATCACCGAGATGTATACTACGAAAAGGGAACTACAGATTTTCTAGAGCTGTGGACCATTTTGGTACTTGGATGAAGAGGGGCGGTATTAGAGCAGAATCCCCTTCAAGTGCCAAAATAGTTACATGGTGGCATGTAACAAGATTTTCAAAATATGACGTCATGGTAGTGACTTCTGTGTAATCTGCTAATGTTATGACATCGTTGGCTAATATAGACAGATCACTGtaaggtaaacgcagctatcaacgacccatcgaaaatctgaaggtattaccgacctataaaagtaattcgaaatttaaacgtttccagaactattctagctataggtaggcaaagttatacacgaatgtattaattgagcatcgtatactttaacgttagagtgagtaactgagcaaaaaagagttaaaatgcgtaagttgctgcggggtagcgtggaagcaggacgtgtcgtactgttccgttgttccttcgggtaagtactgtgagtatctttttaagacatttacaaacaaatgacatctatactttaatttatattactaaatgtcaatgcatttaagtgtcaacttttcatttcttacaacattttattaataaaaagtaatttgaaacgataaaacttaaaattaaaatgggacggtgttagcttcaccagtttaagtcgtggcaggtatcaacgacccgtaagtcggcaatgg
This genomic window contains:
- the LOC123705613 gene encoding protein tailless-like isoform X2, yielding MNKDAVQHERGPRNSTLRRQMAYYYVDPALPPTDVGMPPPPPLDLVVNKPPTAAPTDPTNMLPPPLPQPVPIPAAPMVPIYNPYGPLYNGISPWPAPPPVVLRVPTPPPISLPSMSPEALREAGAKIVFLNVNWARYVPGFEGLSLSDRTILLEESWKDLFVLGLTQLIEPISLRALIGPNHRMFNMVAVDEFQLILNDLYTIRPDGNEYSCFRAITLFNYNYLITQRTRQFEDLTAISAISSFYQFSLHQYELSVHPYDVSRLSNFMHILVKMKRVESNIIEDLFLRATIGHTSVEKLITEMYTTKRELQIF
- the LOC123705613 gene encoding protein tailless-like isoform X1 — protein: MHSVPSTSTVQHERGPRNSTLRRQMAYYYVDPALPPTDVGMPPPPPLDLVVNKPPTAAPTDPTNMLPPPLPQPVPIPAAPMVPIYNPYGPLYNGISPWPAPPPVVLRVPTPPPISLPSMSPEALREAGAKIVFLNVNWARYVPGFEGLSLSDRTILLEESWKDLFVLGLTQLIEPISLRALIGPNHRMFNMVAVDEFQLILNDLYTIRPDGNEYSCFRAITLFNYNYLITQRTRQFEDLTAISAISSFYQFSLHQYELSVHPYDVSRLSNFMHILVKMKRVESNIIEDLFLRATIGHTSVEKLITEMYTTKRELQIF